One part of the Paenibacillus silvisoli genome encodes these proteins:
- a CDS encoding response regulator transcription factor yields MKRILIIEDDPVIAEVQKDYLEASGFTADIADRGDLGLEMALAARYDLILLDLMLPRMDGYEVCRRIREASNVPILIVSAKKEEIDKIRGFGQGADDYILKPFGLGELVARVRAHLARYDRLVGSGEWRRDELHLHNIRIDRQSRRVFVNEEEVPFTAKEYDLLHFLVSNPNRVFRKEELFERIWGLDALGDHATVTVHISKLREKLERDPSKPRYVETVWGVGYRFNV; encoded by the coding sequence ATGAAGCGGATTTTGATTATTGAGGATGACCCTGTCATCGCCGAGGTGCAGAAAGACTATTTGGAAGCTAGCGGCTTCACCGCCGACATTGCGGACCGGGGCGATCTCGGGCTCGAAATGGCGCTAGCGGCGCGTTACGACCTCATCCTGCTCGATCTGATGCTGCCGCGCATGGACGGGTACGAGGTGTGCCGCCGCATACGGGAAGCGAGCAACGTGCCGATTCTGATCGTCTCCGCGAAGAAGGAAGAGATCGATAAAATCCGCGGCTTCGGTCAAGGCGCCGACGATTATATTTTGAAGCCGTTCGGACTCGGCGAGCTGGTTGCCCGCGTGAGAGCGCATTTGGCCCGGTATGACCGGCTTGTCGGCAGCGGCGAGTGGCGCAGGGACGAGCTGCATCTGCACAATATCCGCATCGACCGGCAGTCTCGCCGCGTATTTGTGAACGAGGAAGAAGTGCCGTTTACGGCCAAAGAGTACGATTTGCTGCATTTTCTCGTTTCGAATCCGAACCGGGTGTTCAGGAAAGAAGAATTGTTCGAGCGGATCTGGGGATTGGATGCGCTTGGGGACCATGCGACGGTCACCGTCCACATCAGCAAACTGAGAGAAAAGCTGGAGCGCGATCCGTCCAAGCCTCGCTATGTCGAGACGGTCTGGGGCGTCGGCTACCGCTTTAATGTATAG
- a CDS encoding sensor histidine kinase has translation MSIRTKLLFSYIAMIVIPVLLLGATVLLAASLFTKQLDRSDGASGVPFAAIRELFGGRAELASGLRFIAEHDPKLLRDPDFLAQTEAGLAKVDAGMVITQENDGTISYASPGLDADSVVQRSQSGDEPRFARGSHYQSIDRIPYTDAAGQAGTLMIVSDMEPVAGFFKRFVPTVLLALLGALILTNGTLTFLVSRSIIRPLHALRDAAGRIREGQLDRAIELRRQDEIGQLGTALEEMRVRLLGSLTAQLQLEQSRKELLASISHDLKTPITAIQGCVDCLQGGVADTEEKRSKYIAMIGGKTADMTRMIEELLLFAALDTGKVPLRLETLDAEEYMRLTVEELMLDPRFNGVDIRYVQRHNADERVLIRADREKLHRAISNIADNSLRHMDKAERALTFELAYEADRSAATITISDNGAGISPEALPHVFDQFYREEASRRPDRGSSGLGLAIVKQLIEAHEGTVGALSRKGEGTTIVMRLPAVTGTTQAQEGSDER, from the coding sequence ATGTCCATCCGAACGAAATTGCTCTTCTCTTATATTGCCATGATCGTCATTCCCGTGCTGCTGCTTGGCGCAACGGTCTTGCTTGCGGCCAGCCTGTTCACGAAGCAGCTGGATCGGTCGGACGGGGCGAGCGGCGTTCCTTTCGCGGCCATCCGCGAGCTGTTCGGCGGACGCGCCGAGCTGGCGTCAGGCCTTCGCTTCATCGCCGAGCACGATCCGAAGCTGCTTCGCGATCCGGATTTCCTCGCGCAGACGGAAGCCGGGCTGGCAAAGGTCGACGCCGGCATGGTTATCACGCAGGAAAACGATGGCACCATCTCCTATGCTTCCCCAGGCCTTGACGCCGATTCCGTCGTGCAGCGCTCGCAGAGCGGCGACGAGCCGCGTTTCGCAAGGGGCAGCCATTACCAATCGATCGATCGCATTCCCTATACCGATGCGGCCGGCCAGGCCGGCACGCTCATGATCGTCTCCGACATGGAGCCGGTCGCCGGCTTCTTCAAGCGGTTCGTCCCGACCGTGCTGCTGGCGCTGTTAGGCGCGCTTATTCTGACGAACGGCACGTTGACGTTCCTCGTATCGCGCAGCATTATCCGGCCCTTGCACGCCCTCCGGGATGCGGCCGGCCGAATCCGCGAAGGCCAGCTGGACCGCGCCATCGAGCTGCGCAGGCAGGACGAGATCGGGCAGCTCGGCACGGCGCTGGAGGAGATGCGCGTCCGGCTGCTTGGCTCCCTCACCGCGCAGCTGCAGCTGGAGCAAAGCCGCAAGGAGCTGCTGGCGAGCATCTCCCATGATTTGAAGACGCCGATTACCGCCATCCAAGGCTGCGTCGACTGCTTGCAGGGCGGCGTTGCCGACACGGAGGAGAAGCGGAGCAAATATATCGCCATGATCGGCGGCAAAACGGCCGACATGACCCGCATGATCGAGGAGCTGCTGCTGTTTGCCGCGCTCGACACCGGCAAGGTTCCGCTCCGCCTCGAAACGCTGGATGCCGAGGAATATATGCGCTTGACCGTGGAAGAGCTGATGCTCGATCCAAGGTTCAACGGCGTCGACATCCGTTATGTGCAGCGGCATAACGCCGACGAGCGGGTGCTCATTCGCGCGGATCGCGAGAAGCTGCACCGCGCGATCAGCAATATCGCGGACAACAGCTTGCGGCATATGGACAAGGCCGAGCGGGCGCTTACCTTCGAGCTCGCTTACGAAGCCGACCGATCCGCTGCGACCATTACAATCTCGGACAACGGGGCCGGCATTTCCCCGGAGGCGCTCCCTCATGTCTTTGACCAATTTTACAGAGAGGAAGCCTCCCGCCGTCCCGACCGCGGAAGCAGCGGCCTCGGCCTTGCCATCGTAAAGCAGCTCATCGAGGCGCACGAAGGCACGGTTGGAGCGCTCAGCCGCAAAGGCGAAGGCACGACAATCGTGATGCGGCTGCCCGCAGTGACGGGTACGACTCAGGCTCAGGAAGGGAGTGACGAACGCTGA